One Paenibacillus sp. FSL H7-0737 DNA segment encodes these proteins:
- a CDS encoding sporulation protein YjcZ translates to MGEFHGGAFTSTGAILVLFILLVIISRSLFV, encoded by the coding sequence ATGGGTGAATTTCATGGAGGAGCCTTCACTTCAACTGGTGCGATCTTGGTACTCTTTATCTTGCTCGTAATCATTTCCCGTTCGTTGTTCGTTTAA
- a CDS encoding histidine phosphatase family protein, whose product MAIYFIRHGIDDEGYRGGWSQRGLVVEGYRQAERLGCYLKENQSSFNITRILSSDLQRALDTANEIARALSLPVESSQSWRETNNGVIAGMPHEIANERYPGLYFSELRMDERFPGGESPQDFFTRINISFSKLCNELESTDPKENVIVVTHGGVINIIYHILKGLTWTNKNAHFPTSYTSIHKIEYQADMWVVTAENLTEHISSDQAAGMSN is encoded by the coding sequence ATGGCTATATATTTTATACGGCATGGAATAGATGATGAAGGCTATCGTGGGGGTTGGAGTCAACGTGGACTTGTAGTAGAGGGCTATAGACAAGCCGAACGACTTGGTTGTTATCTTAAGGAAAATCAGTCTAGCTTTAACATCACTCGTATCCTTAGCAGTGATTTGCAGCGTGCGTTAGATACAGCAAATGAGATCGCCAGAGCGCTAAGCTTGCCTGTTGAAAGCAGTCAGTCTTGGAGAGAAACGAATAATGGTGTAATCGCTGGAATGCCCCATGAAATTGCAAATGAACGATACCCGGGTCTCTATTTCTCAGAATTAAGAATGGATGAGAGATTTCCAGGAGGAGAAAGTCCGCAGGATTTTTTTACGCGAATTAATATAAGTTTCTCAAAACTATGTAATGAACTGGAGAGTACTGATCCAAAAGAAAATGTAATTGTGGTAACGCATGGTGGCGTAATTAATATTATTTATCATATTTTAAAAGGGCTAACGTGGACCAATAAGAATGCCCATTTCCCGACTTCATATACAAGTATTCATAAAATAGAGTATCAAGCAGATATGTGGGTAGTTACAGCTGAAAATCTTACGGAACATATATCAAGTGATCAGGCTGCTGGTATGTCCAATTGA
- a CDS encoding class I SAM-dependent methyltransferase, protein MGLLNALIDQAKNPRGFVGNIMIKIMNQAHSSITTWGLKKIEKMNNAPILDIGCGGGQTIHTLAKHNKYQKIYGLDYSQQAVETSIQKNNKAVAAGRVKISQGDVSALPFNDGFIGTITAIQTHYFWPDLEHDISEVYRVLKAGGTFVIISEVYKINYHMKQYTKNEEIDHLFRKAGFQTVNIHENNKWKCYAGKK, encoded by the coding sequence ATGGGATTATTGAATGCACTGATCGATCAAGCCAAGAACCCGAGAGGATTCGTGGGGAATATCATGATCAAGATCATGAACCAGGCACATTCCAGCATAACAACGTGGGGGCTTAAAAAAATAGAAAAGATGAACAACGCCCCTATTTTGGACATAGGCTGTGGTGGCGGTCAAACTATACATACGCTTGCAAAACATAATAAATATCAGAAAATCTACGGCTTAGATTATTCTCAGCAAGCTGTGGAGACATCCATTCAAAAAAACAATAAGGCTGTTGCCGCAGGTAGGGTGAAGATTAGTCAGGGAGACGTATCGGCTTTACCGTTCAATGATGGATTTATCGGGACGATCACGGCTATTCAGACGCATTATTTCTGGCCCGATCTTGAACATGATATAAGTGAAGTGTATAGGGTGCTGAAGGCAGGCGGAACGTTTGTTATTATTTCTGAGGTCTATAAAATTAATTATCACATGAAACAATATACAAAGAACGAAGAGATAGATCATTTATTTCGGAAAGCTGGCTTTCAAACGGTAAATATTCACGAGAACAACAAATGGAAATGTTATGCTGGAAAGAAATAA